In one window of Hevea brasiliensis isolate MT/VB/25A 57/8 chromosome 10, ASM3005281v1, whole genome shotgun sequence DNA:
- the LOC110646017 gene encoding small heat shock protein, chloroplastic — MSQALSNLSLSLPLSSRSSSSGSRNFYFFKTNGAGFNSSLKAMAADNRDNLVHLQRASKQQQQTQPKKRVASVAPVGLWDRFPTARTVQQMMESMERMMEDPFAYSGGWQSPPPQPPTTGSGYGRGRTPWEIKEGESEYKMRFDMPGMTKEDVKVWIEEKILVVKAEKVPKKKVNGENNGEEEEEEEEWSGKSYGKYGSRIALPENIAFEKIKAEVKDGVLYITIPKASTTGKILDIDVK, encoded by the exons ATGTCCCAAGCTCTGTCGAATTTGAGCCTTTCTCTTCCTTTATCTTCAAGAAGCAGCTCTTCTGGATCAAGAAACTTCTACTTCTTCAAAACAAATGGGGCAGGCTTTAATTCTTCCCTTAAGGCCATGGCAGCTGATAACAGAGACAATCTTGTCCACCTGCAGAGGGCCAGCAAGCAACAGCAACAGACTCAGCCCAAGAAAAGAGTGGCTTCTGTTGCACCAGTAG GGTTGTGGGATAGATTCCCAACAGCCAGAACAGTGCAGCAGATGATGGAGTCGATGGAGAGGATGATGGAGGACCCATTTGCATACTCCGGCGGGTGGCAATCACCACCACCACAGCCGCCTACGACTGGAAGTGGGTATGGCAGAGGAAGGACACCATGGGAGATAAAAGAGGGAGAAAGCGAGTACAAGATGAGGTTTGACATGCCTGGAATGACCAAGGAAGATGTGAAGGTGTGGATTGAGGAGAAGATACTGGTTGTGAAGGCAGAGAAAGTGCCTAAGAAGAAAGTGAATGGTGAAAATAATGgagaagaggaggaggaggaggaggagtggTCTGGCAAAAGCTATGGAAAGTATGGCAGTAGAATAGCATTGCCTGAGAACATCGCGTTTGAGAAGATCAAGGCTGAGGTTAAAGATGGGGTCTTGTATATAACCATCCCTAAAGCCAGTACCACTGGCAAAATTCTTGATATTGATGTTAAGTGA